Sequence from the Prionailurus bengalensis isolate Pbe53 chromosome A3, Fcat_Pben_1.1_paternal_pri, whole genome shotgun sequence genome:
GTCCTACAGAAATACCTGGAAGGAACATATACTCCAAACTGGCGGTCACGGAAGGCTCCCCGTAAAAGGCAGCACCTGAATCGCATGTTGAGTGACAGATACAATAAAGAAATGAGCCGAGCTACCAGACTTCCATTGAGTCTCACCTATATTTAGACTGGTGGTTACTAGAGGTGGAGGGGGAAGAAGTGCGAGAaatgtgttttggtttctttcctcttcttcttcttcctttttttttttttttagtttaaataaattaaattttgggggtgcccgggtagctcagttggttaagcatctgagtcttgatttcagctcaggtcaggtcatgacctcgcaatttgtgagattgagccccacgttgggctccttgctgacagtttggagtctgcttgggattctctcccccctccctctctctctctctgctcctcccctgctcatgcacctgtacccacacactctctctctctcaaaaataaacttcaaaaaataaaaacatagatgaattggatttttaaaaagacagaagaagaaagacatgTAGCCAAGCAGTGTATGTGGTGAGATAAATGATAGTCTATCTGTATAATTGAATACTAAGAAGCCATTAAAAATTGTATTGTAGACGAACATTTAATATCATGGGAAGACTTCTACTATACATTAagtaattataaaacaaacaataaaaccctCTATGTAActataataaaaacatgtttataatcaAAATATGTCTGAATAGAATTTATACGGCAGTACAAAGGCCTAAGAATAGCCAAGACGATcttgatgaaaacaaaattggaagactcaCTCTACCCAAAATCAGGGTTGATTATAAAGCTACGCTAAATGATACAGTATAGTATTAGCacacaaataatttcttttaaagggACAGAACACAGAGGTCCCACACTTTTTCTGGAAAGGACCAAAGAGTAAACACTTTAGGTTTtgcaagtataaataaataaataaataagcaaatttaatattttataaaatttaacaatGATGGCATGTGATGTCTTATTAAAAAGTAACATCTAAGATCTTCTTACTGGAGTGGACAGTAATTAAGTACTTTATCTTTTTATCCACTTTGCCAGCTTCACTAACAATTTCtttgtgacaaaaaaaaattatagaagagaACATGTTTATAACGTCATAAAAGTCATGCAACAAACAACATGTTCAGTTTACTCTTAGTGTGTTGTCTTTCGTAtacagtgagacagagagagctgatAAAATCGGGAGGATGGCCAAGGAAGCAGTTGGGTGTTAAAGAGGAACCAACAGGAGAAggtaaggggtgggggaagaggagggggaggaggggaggggagggagggaggagggagagaacagagaggagtaggaaggagaggaaaaggaggagggagaaaaggaagagggggaggaagggaagagagggagggggatagaaggagaggaagggggctggaggaaggaaagtaaggataggaggaggagggagaggaggagagggaggagaaagaagaggaggagggaggttggaggaagaggaggagggaggttagaggagggggaagaggaggggggcaggagggagaggaggaagggggaagtaAAACAGAAGAGAGGCAACTAGGGAAACCAGACTACAAATGGTCAGTGTTCTTAAGAGGAAAAACACAATTTATGAGACGGACCTCTTCATCTTGAGAGACTCCCCACGGAACCACATGCCAACACATTGTTCTCCAAGAAAGTGATTTCAGCTTACAGTTGATACAGCTAACTTGGGTGGCCAAAATCTCAGAAACACTCCTTACTTGGACTTCTCCGCTTTAGTCTTATGGTGTGCCGTGTCCAACCGTGCAAATTCAGAGCCAGGCAGTCATACTCCACAGATAAGTCTTCTTCTCTCACACGCTCTATTTTTAAAACGGTGCTCAGACAAGTCAACTCGTTGCTGGAACTAAGGAGGCAACCTGTTACCTTTAATGCTTGCTTTGCAGTTGCAAAttgtgtgggaggaggaggggatgtTTTAACTTCAGTATAAAAATACCTTTGATTTTGCTCCCGGTCCTCGTGAATTCTTGGTTCTCCAAAGTTCTGAACTTTGCTTCCATTCACCTTCCACAGGATGCCGGCCATGATCTGAGAGCCTTTCCCAAAGCAAGCGGAGCAGGGTATGCTTGCTGGTTTTCCTAGATGAGAAGTGAAGAAACTCACCAATAACATTCAGTGCTGCCAGTGGTATTGCATTTAACGTGAAAAAAATCGTTGAATGCCTGGTGTGTGCCAGGAATTGATTCCATACCCCTTCCTCATCCTTAGTCCTTCTGTGTCCTTGCCTCCACCCACTTTGCTCACAGTTTGGAGGAAGCTCCACTCACACTCCCCTCTCACCTTCCATGGAAACTAAAAAGGTGACTAATTCTGGTTTCACCAATCAGACATTATAAGGTGGGGCTTCTTTTTACTATAGATTGGAATTTCTTTTTAGCGTCTTTCTTCCAAACCTTCCTCCTTTTACCAAattctcttcatctctctgtAAGTCACCTTGTTGGTAAAACTATATTTTGCCCGACCCAGCTACAATCCCAGCATTTAATCATTCAAGAGTGCTCTCCATTACTACTCCTTGTACTTGAGACTTCCTCTGCCCAGAACTGAAAGCGTGAGGGCTGCCCTCCTGCTTGGGACAGGCATTCATGCATCCCTTACTGAGCCCTTGGTTCTGGACTCAAGAATTCTGCATCTGAAGAGGGATGAGGGACGCAGAGAGTCTCAAAAGATGATAAGGGTAGACACAGATGATTAAAACACAAGGTATTCTACTGTTCTATAGAAAGCTTGACAAATGACATGGAAATGCAGAAGAAGAAGGCGTTCCAGTCTTCTCTGGACTGCTATGCTGCACACAGAAATGGTTTCTTTGGACCTCATTAGATGGAGGCTCTGGTGGTGCCCATGGTAGTAAGGAGGGCGGGATGGGGAATGCTATTTGAACTCAGTGTTGAGAGATGAGAAGGAGGAACAACATGgacaaaagcaggaaagaatgtggAAATGCTGTCAATCGGCGTAACAACTGTGAGGTGGTCAGTGTGGAGGGGACTCCAAGGCAGGTGGGGTTAATAGCTTCCGATGGGCCAGAATGTAGGTGAAGACTAGTTCATGAAGGGACTTGTTTTATGGACCAAGAACTTGAGTTATATCTAATTTCTAGTGGGAAACTAGTGAAGCCAGAGATGGGCAGAGTCAGAAAGCCTTGGTTCTCATCCTTCTATCACTCATTATCCATAACCTTGGGCACATCATTGATCCTACCTGAGCCTAAGTGTCCACAAGCATAAATTGGAAACAATATCTACCTCCCGGAGAGAAGTAAGAATGAAATAAGATAGTCTGAACTGCAGTACAAATGTAAGTGCTGGGTATTCCTAATATTAACAAGTGCCCGGTGGATGTTTCTACATGTAACGTTTCATTTAATCCCCAAGATCCATCGTGTTAACTGCATGACCCATACTTGGAGAATCCAGACCAAGCGTCATATGGAAGGATTCTACAGGTAACATTTACAGCAGTCTTCAAGTTTTCTTACCAATTTCcacttcttttatttcattttgtggaGGGGCTATAATTActggaaacaaagaaaagcctTCCTCATcttaaatcaaagacaaagaaaatataaatattaggaTAGCATTGGGTGGTCATCAGTATAAAGCTTGTGTTTTCATATTACTATCTTATATCATagcaatgtttttcaaatttttctgacGATGACCCATGgcaacaaatacacacacacacagacacacagagacacatagacacaggcacacacacacacacacacacacacacaaatgaaaaagaaaacattcaagcAATACTTTCTCTTATGACTTATGATACTCTTTTATATTTCCTATTCTCTTTTAtatcattaaaacaaatattaattaattaatctaacACGTTAAATTAATTACATGGGTTGGCAATTGCTAGAAAACTACAATTCTACAGAAGAAGCACAACATTACAGGAAAGAAGCTTTCAAAAGTTGCATGAAATCCTAGCATATATAAGGTActgaataaatgcttgttgaatgaaaaaaaaaggcctatGAAAAAGATAAACATGTAAATCCACACTTCTGCTCAGAAATTTCCACCACTGTGGTCCATTCTGTAAGGAAATTCTAACTTCTGTGGCACTGATGCCTCGAGTCGGGGAAGGGGAGTCTTCTGAAATACTGCTACTTTCTGACGTTCCTTGATTCTCATTTATTTCAGGATCGTGTGATTAAGGACCCCCATGATCTGGTGTTTAATAGTGAGAGACACTAATAACAATGTGGTCTGATGGTGCTTATTTTATATGATAGAGCATCAAAAACCTCCAGACCTTGTCTTCACGATTGCTTTCCACTGAGAAAGCTTCCACACTGACTGGTGCTACTTCATCCTATATCTGTAGATCAAGTGATGCTAAAGAGACCGTGATTCCTTATAGATTTGACATGCTTGACTGTGAGGGATTTCCTCTGAATAGACTTTTATAGActtaaacatttgaaaaccagCTTTTAGGATCAAATTAGCTACTTGAGGTCATTGATAATGTTGGACAAATTGCAAACCAGGATTATGTGAAATGGAATGGCATCACTTATGTCAAGGGGTTTTGAAATGGAGCCAGGAGGCCATTAAGGAGACGGGCCCATGTCCTTACTGGTGGAATCATGAACGTGTAACCTGACTAAACCACAAACATTCCAAGAGGAAGCCCAAACATCTGCAAGTTGGTACAATAAAAGACTTTGCTTGTGTGATAGCCTTAGGAACCAATGATATTCAGTGAAGATCAGCCTTCTGCTGCCAACATGCatcaaaattctttgtaaacaatGTATAACAGGCATTCCCTCTTTGCTTTAAAAACCCCTgactttatggggcacctgagtggctcagtggggtaagctcaaggtcatgatctcacggttcgtgagttcgagccccatatcaggttctgtgctgacagctcagaacctgaagcctccttcggattctccctctctctctgcccctccccagctcgcatcctgcctctgtctctttcaaaaataaataaacattatttttttaaaaaccctgactTTTGTTCCCTAGTGGGACACTATGTGGGTTCTACCCAAATCTGAGTACCTCAAATTTACAATTCTTTGATCCCGGATAAACACTCTTGCTTACTCACTGCCTCCTAACAATTTTAGGTTGACAATTAAAAACCACCCAGCAGTATCTCTATAGTCCTTTGTAGCACTTCTACACTTCTAATCTAGTTAGTTATATTAGagattaaacagattttttttctatttacagaGCCTCTGACAACAAACTAGGAGAAGAAGAGTTAATCTTGCTCTCCAAATACTTGTATTATCAtaccaaaaatgtttattaagttgGCATGCAGATCATGCTGTTTTCGAAAAGTGAAGTCATAGAGGAGAGAACCAGTCTGGCTTTAGATTAGTAACATAATCTCCCCCTAAAATTTCTTAAATCTTGATCGTGCATTTAGAAAAGCTCTTTGTGCTATTGTAGAGAATGTGCAAGATAACATGAAGCTGGAGGGCATCTTAGGGACCATGAAGCATAGTAGCTCCCCCGTATCCCCGGGTTCACTTTTCAgggtttcagttacccatggtcCACCTCTGTCCAAAAGGTTTAAAttgaaaattccagaaataaacaaCGCATAAATTTTAGCTTGCTCACTGTGCTGAGTATCACGAGAAAATCTCACAATGCCCCACTCTGTCCCACCCAGGAAGTGAATTGTCCCTTTTCCAGCAGATCCACATGATATCTGCCACATGCCCATTAGTCACTTAGTAGCTGTCGTGGTTATGAGATTGGCTGTCATGGTATGACACTGCTTGTGTTCAAGTGGGCTTTATATTACTTAATAATACCCCCGAAGCACAAGAGCGATGATGGTGGCAATTCAGAAAAGTCAAAGAGAAGCATTAAGCACTTCCTTTAAGTGAAAAGGTGAAAATTCTCAACTTcacaaggaaagacaaaaaaatcatatGCTGAGTTTGACAAGATTTAtggtaacttttattacagtatatcaTTGTAATGGCTCTATTTTATGACCACTTATTGTTGCTAATCTCTTGCCACATCTGATTTACAAATTAAACCATAtcacaggtatgtatgtatgtgtgagaaaaaacatagtatatatgaGGTTCTTCAGTACGATCCctagtttcaggcatccactgggggctTTGGAATTACCCCTGCAGATAAGGGGGTCTTTAGTACAGGAAAATCAACAAGAAGGGCACAGTTTctccacattatttttttaaataatcaattttGTTAAATTCAGTAGCTTACCGTTCACTGTGAGTGATCTGGTCGCTGTCACGCTATAATTGACTCCATTTTCACTGTGTATAAATTTACATGTATAATCACCTGTGTCCTTGCTAGTTGCACCGTCAATCAGCAAAAATGTCTTGTGTGTGTGATACCTTGGTCCTTGAAGAGCTTTACaatcctgaaattaaaaaaacaaaacaaaataaaacaaaaacctccctTCCATTTTCAGTAACTCTTCACTTGCAGCTATCCTGTGTAATTTTATCTATCTCCCCCAAATTTCCTTTTACCTTAAACCACTCAATAGGTGCCGTCCAATTGTACAAGTCAATCGTAGGACAATATATTTTGGAATTTGTTTCTGATCCAAGTGTTGTTGAATACATCAGATGATCTGGAATATTGCAATTTGGctgttttttatatatggtgaCGTTCACATAGCCAGTCTTATTGAAGGTAGGGCTACCAAAATAAGTCAAacgattttaaaaagttactcagCATTATGAAATAACCTCATCCCATTCTAACTTTTGCTGAATACTACTTTTGTTCTTCAAACAATTGAGGTACAATGgttctttccttatttaaaagtatgtattgAAGTCTAGAATTTTAAATACGTTTTGCGTTGCATTTGAGAGCCAACATAACCTCTGTGGTAGCCCTGAATATTTCCCTCACTATTTCTTTATACACTCTATCAGGTGCCATGCCAAGAACAGGATATTATAAAGATAGTTAGTGTTTATTGAGAGTTTACTATGCAGCATTCAAGGTGGTAACACTATATCAATTTATTCTCATAAGATGCTTTGAAGTGTGCTATATTATCATGTGTATTCTACAGATCAGGAAACAGAGGGACGGACAGAGAAGTAGTTGTTGGCATCACACAGCTAACTAGTGACAGAACACGAATTTGAAACGAAAACTGGTCTGACCTCAGAACCTAGGTGGCCAACCATACACACCCTGCATTCCGATGTAGTTCATTTGACATATTGTATGTACCAAACACAGGTCCAAGATCAAAACATTTAACAATATGTATGTAGGGTAAGTAATTTGCAGGCACACAATCTTACACAACCCTTTTCAGCTTACCTTTCAGGCTTAAGGGACTAGTAACTGCCTTATGGCACCCACCATAGGCCTCTTTGACGCTCAACATCTAGATTACTGGgtcttttttctggtttgttcCAACCAAAGTGAATGATTGCTCTCAGTTCTCTTGGTCACTAGGCAAGCTAGGTCTTTTCCTAATTGGGCTACAAATTCATTCTTGCAATTCTGCCTCTATATAGTTCATAATCACCCAAACCCCAACCCAATGGTGTTCCTAGAAGGACTCTTCTATTCAAATTGCTTTATAAATTCAACTGTTCCAGAAAGGTCTAGAAAGGGAAGGacagtgaggacagctcagaCCATCAACTATCAAAGAAAAGGGAGCAAGCCCAAAGATTATGGGTGGCTGCCTGGTACCTTCTGATAATGCAAGTATAAATTCCAGAATCGTTGACTTTGGCTGGGAGAAACTTAAGACGTTCCCCTGAGGCAAGTACATGATTTCTTTTCTGGGTAGTGATACATTTGTTGGTTTTTGAGTAATACCAATCCACAGGGTATCGAGATCGTCCTTGCCTAGGACATCTCACGATTAAAGCCTCATTTTCCAGGCCCCAGGATGATTTGCCtgcccaaaacaaaacagaaaccatcaATATGATCCTGAAGTGATCATCATCTAAATCATTATAATTCCTATATTCTATGATGAAATTTAGAAGTGGGCTATTCTTTGTGACACTTTCACTGAGAAAGAACAAGTAAATGATTAAGATCTTTTATGAAAGGTTTTAATGGGTAGCACAGACGAATGAATTAACTTGGAGCTCAACCCCCTCACACTGGTCCCCGGGGAGAAGCAGCCACATCTACGTCTACAAAGCCTACGGCGGGACAGCAAATGCTTGCAGCACCTGCCGCGTGCAGGCAGCATGTTAAAGTTCGATGTATTTAAATACGTAAAACTAAAAGCATGCTGTATTCTGAAGAATTTGTCCCATTAGATTTGCAATAAAGAATGATCGAGGAGCATAAACGAGTTTTCCAGGTTCTGATTCAACTGGAGCAACCAGGAACAAGCGGTGTGAAACAAGGCAAATGTTTTGGGGATTACTTAATTTAAGATTTTAACAATTTTCACTGAAGAGCAATACTTACTAAACTTGGCTGCTGTGGAATGTACCAGAATTGTTGAAAGTGCCAAGGCCCAAAGTCGCATTGTCAGTTCTTCAATCCAGAGCAAGTGTTGGTAACTAACTGTTGAGATTATTCAAGGCGAATCCGTGACATGTGATGGTAAAGGTCTGTCTTAGGAGGTAGACGGTGACCCCTGAAATTTATAGCTGCAAAGCGGTTTCACTGTCTCAACTGAAACATAAATCATACAAAATCACAAGCAAAGTATTTATTGCCAAGATTTTTGCTATTTCAATACCCCCCCAGGTGAGTTAATCAATCAACAGCTATTTATTAGATATAAATATGTATCACAGCAGGGTTTCAAGCATGAAACACTGCACTTATTCCTACTGAACCTTAGGGTAATGTGGGCCTTACACGGGTCACGCTGTTTCATAGTATCATGAGAATGTACTGGAAGAAGCTGaattaggaggaaagaaaactagtttccattttttttttaaatttttttctcaacgtttttttatttatttttgggacagagcgagacagagcatgaatgggggaggggcagagagagagggagacacagaatcggaaacaggctccaggctctgagccatcagcccagagcctgactcggagctcgaactcacggaccgcgagatcgtgacctggctgaagtcagacgcttaaccgactgcgccacccaggcgcccctagtttccatttttgaaacaaataaaaactataaaattccacAGACCCTAGAAAATACAATACTATAAGTGGTAACACAAAACCACACATTTCCACCCAGGCTGGGGCCTGCCTGCACACAGGCATGACCCACTTGTAGGCACACATGCAAAGAGTCATCACAAAGCAGTTAAAATTATAGGAAAGTGACAGGGAAAACATTAATCAAGTAATTGCCCTAAGGTCTACACCAAACCCTCAAAAATGCACCCCTGCCTCAGTTTGTCCCCAAGCTTCACCAAAGTTATTTCAAGAACAGTCAAAGGTCTGTGCAAAATAAttacatacttttcttttttctttccagcaaGGGAATCATTTAATAggtggtttttttcttaaaaagtcagGGAAGGGAATTGAACTAATGGAAAAACTGACCAACAGATCAACTGACACAACAGCCCTTAATACAATACTTCAAGGAAGCACATTTCCTGTAAACATCAATCTTTTCTTATTATGTGTATAGAAAAGTTGTTATTGTAAACTTTAGATAAGTAATTGATGCTTACCCAAAGTGaaggacagaagggaagggactCCAAGTCAATGACTGAGCTAAGAACAGCTTCCACCTCTTCTGGCTCCTTCCTTGAAGAGTCCTCAGGTGCATgaattctctcttttattttgaagGGGAAGCAGCCAAAGACATCCTACCATTCCTCACTCCACCCACgatgaaatgtgattttttagcCAAAATCCATGACTTGTTCAAAAATACTGGTGCATCATGTACCAAGAATGTTTGTCCttgttacataaatatttaaacataatgaCAACATTGAGTAATCCCTTTAGAGGAAGTAATCCTATCATCTCCCCTTGGTTTGGCATCAGTTTCTCAAGCTAAGTAATGTTTGTCTTTAATTgacttaataatatttttaaccaatttatttattttgagagagagaccacgtgcgcttgagcagggaaggggcagagagacagagacagagacagagacagagacagagaatcccaagcagactccatgatgTCAGGGCAAAGCCGGATCTGGGGCTCCAGATCATGAACCTTGGGATCAGGacgtgagcagaaatcaagagtcagaggcttaacggactgagtcacccacgtgcttCTGTTGCCCTGGGACTACTCAGTTGATTCTAAATGATCTTGAAATCTTGGAGCCTTAAGTCTGCCTTTCCCAATATCCCTTGACACTTCATTTGGCAGACATTAGCTAAGCATGCTCATCCAGTTTGGAGAGCTTTGGTGCAGAGAGTTCCAAAAGCAAATGAGGGGAAGCAATGAGAAGTAAGCCAGACTTTATGGAGGTTTGTAAATGCTCTGCTTATGGTCCAGACTCATCCAAAAACAGATTCCAGCTTCTGGGCTCCTCACATGTAAGTCCCTCTAAGGATCTCAGTTTGGATGGAAAAGGGAAGTTTTTCTAAGGAGTTCAGGGACATAGAGATAAATTATGAGTAAGAAGGCTCCTCAAGGGGCCTGATAAAGAAGACCATAACCTTCAACCCTTGGGTTCCATGTAAAACAAATGTTAATTGCAAAATTAGATTTCAGCTACACGCAGCTGAAATGCTCTATTATGAGTAAATTCAACTCACTTTTAAAACCGACCACATCCCAGAAGCATTCAGGGATTAACTGCAGACCGGTGTCATAACATAACAATAGTTGAGCTCTCTCTAGAACTTGCTCTATGCCAAGATACCGTTCTAAGTGACTTAACATTTGTTAACTCCTTCACTGTCACAACACCCAAGAAGgcaggtgctattattattactattcctgatttacagataaggacaccGAGGCACAGAAGAGTTAAGCAACTTGGCCAAGTCACATGCTGCTaagacacagaacccaagcagGTGGGCCTTAAAGACACCTAACCACTAGGTCACACTGCCAGTGGGTGAGCAAGGTGAGGAGGTGTTGCTAACAAAGAGTTCTAGTAGGTCTTCTTTACCCCACACTGTGGCTGGCAAAGCTCTTGCACAGGCTTGCCTACCTGCTTGGGGATACAGTCATAGTTTGGACATTGGCCACGTGCTCCGAGAGGAAGAAATGCAAAGTCCTGTCACGGCTGGGAGATTCACCCTGAGATGTTTCACGTAAATTCGGGGAATTGGGTCTGCTTATCTCTACCCTCCTTTTAGTTGTCCAGACTCTTATTATCAAGATCGTATGAGTTTCATACTGACACCACAGAATCAGGAGCAAGTGGGCTTGGAACAGTGCCCAGGGTGTGGTTAAACTCCAGATAGCATTTTGGTACATAAAATAGCATGAACTTGAAAGTTCTTATACATGAATATGAGCTTTTATTTTGCATACTAATATAtgattcaaaaaattttattaacTGTAGGCGTTTTTCATGAGACCAGACCACATTTGCATTGGTTTCCTAGTTTCAAATAAGATTTcttagttcaggggcacctgggtggctcagtcagttgagcgtccaacttcagctcaggtcatgacctcacggttggtgagttcgagccccacattgggctttgcgctgacagctcagagcctggaacctgctttagattctgcgtctccctctctctctctctgtccctcccctgcttgtattctctcactctcgttctctctgtctctcaaaaataaataaacattaaaaaaaaatttttaaagatttcttagTTCAAAATAAGgtttaggggctcctggtggctcagtcagttaagcatccaactcttggtttcagctcaggtcatgatcttgcagtttgtgagtttgagccccacctcagggctgtgttggcagcatggagcctacctgggattctctctctccctctctctctgcccctcccactgtctctttctcaaaataaataaacctaaaaaaaaaaaaaaggtttcaattAGAATTTTAATACAGTCGTGAAAACTTACAGAAGCATTTAGTAAAAATCTAACGACTATTGTAAGATAATCAACTAATCCATTCAACAGTAAAGtcctggggcaccggggtggcaaAGTAGGTTAGGTGTCcacctttggttcaggtcatgatctcacagctcatgagttcaagccccgcatcgggctcggtgctgacagctcagagcctggagcctgcttcagattctgtgtctccttctgtctctctctgtccctcctctgctcacactctgtctcgctgtctctcaaaaataaataaacattaaaattttttttagaaattaaaaaaaattaagtccttTCATCTAAAGTACAGTACAGCATGCCACTTATCATCAACGCCCTTCcaattttacagattaaaataaaacccatGGCTGAGACTGGTTAAATCATTAGACCAAGCTCATCCACTTGTGGCTAGGGTTAAAACCAAATTTGTTGAACCTCAAAGccaaggggttttttttttctttttttattcaatgtcaactaaaaaagagaaagaagacagcagTAAAGCTTTCTTTCTTATAATTATGACTGggttattaaacaaaaataacctaGTCTGATTTCCTGAAAGTTTCTTCTTTATAAATCACTAAGCCACTTTGGCTTCTGACCACCAAGACCCCATCCAACATAAAAGTATAGTATTTCATAGCAACTTAGTAAGACAAAATGTGAAAGGCAAAGACTTCTAAAAACCAGAATTTGGGGCACCCATAAGTTTCTGTCAAGTTAagaagaaacttttctttttattattattttttagtgattatttgtttttgagagagagagagacagcatgacaggggaggggcagagagaaagggagacacagaactcgaagtgggccccaggctcca
This genomic interval carries:
- the IL1RL1 gene encoding interleukin-1 receptor-like 1 isoform X1 — encoded protein: MRLWALALSTILVHSTAAKFSKSSWGLENEALIVRCPRQGRSRYPVDWYYSKTNKCITTQKRNHVLASGERLKFLPAKVNDSGIYTCIIRSPTFNKTGYVNVTIYKKQPNCNIPDHLMYSTTLGSETNSKIYCPTIDLYNWTAPIEWFKDCKALQGPRYHTHKTFLLIDGATSKDTGDYTCKFIHSENGVNYSVTATRSLTVNDEEGFSLFPVIIAPPQNEIKEVEIGKPASIPCSACFGKGSQIMAGILWKVNGSKVQNFGEPRIHEDREQNQSSSNELTCLSTVLKIERVREEDLSVEYDCLALNLHGWTRHTIRLKRRSPSKECF
- the IL1RL1 gene encoding interleukin-1 receptor-like 1 isoform X2; amino-acid sequence: MRLWALALSTILVHSTAAKFSKSSWGLENEALIVRCPRQGRSRYPVDWYYSKTNKCITTQKRNHVLASGERLKFLPAKVNDSGIYTCIIRSPTFNKTGYVNVTIYKKQPNCNIPDHLMYSTTLGSETNSKIYCPTIDLYNWTAPIEWFKDCKALQGPRYHTHKTFLLIDGATSKDTGDYTCKFIHSENGVNYSVTATRSLTVNDEEGFSLFPVIIAPPQNEIKEVEIGKPASIPCSACFGKGSQIMAGILWKVNGSKVQNFGEPRIHEDREQNQSSSNELTCLSTVLKIERVREEDLSVEYDCLALNLHGWTRHTIRLKRRSPIDDQSTYYILTGFSILLMLINIMVIMLKVFWIEFILLWRDIARPYKSRNDGKIYDAYVIYPRNYTNSPERASAVGYFVYQILPDVLENKCGYNLCIYGRDMLPGEDAATSVETNIRKSRRHIFILTPEITHCREFAYEQEIALHSALIQNDSKVILIELEALSKPGGMQFGELQDSLKHVVEMQGTIKWKEDDVVNKRSLNSKFWKHVRYHMPVPNKPSRKTSTWASLSTQGQ